In the genome of Cryptomeria japonica chromosome 8, Sugi_1.0, whole genome shotgun sequence, one region contains:
- the LOC131049693 gene encoding leucine-rich repeat receptor-like protein kinase PEPR1, which yields MPATMRKLIMLCLLVCSATGSTAPSPKSSDRIPLLAFHQSLTSSSRLLLNWTQTKSSPCSWTGISCHSNTDTVMALNLSGLQLTGKLTPKLGDLTGLVSLDLSSNSLSGNIVPELGNCSKLKLLYLSYNHFSGSIPLQLFLLTELEILDLGENSLTGMIPPQIGQLKNVQYLGLYSNYLTGSIPKEIFRLPKLQNLYICTNNLTGPIPEFGEMCPIVYLWAFDNLLSGNIPTSLGNCVNISDVYLSNNHLVGSIPSSLGFLSQLRNLFLYGNRLVGNIPRTLGRLTNLVALDLHDNLLNGSIPVEFGDCSSITALSLSHNNLIGSVPSSLGLLKKLVKLHIDNNRLTGVIPPELGNCSSLSDFWLHRNFLQGMIPPNLGRLANLQMLYVAYNNLVGPIPQEICNLSSLLELGLYDNHLSGMIPKGISSLRHLGFLSLANNNLVGEVPFDLGSNSELKILDLTGNHLHGKIPSHLCAREKLEVLDVGKNLFQGPFPGLIGDCPSLRRVIISNNHFSGSVPKSLNVNTGVSYLDMKRNALEGSIPHSFGLWRNITMMDMSENLFSGSIPAEFGKLSKLSILNLSSNRLMGNIPSELGDCSNIFKLDLSNNLLTGSIPLHLFSLRKLENLLLQGNNIMGQIPDSISSLQELRQLELGDNNLEGHIPSALGSLPSLSSVLNISSNHLSGGIPPSLGNLQQLQILDLSNNELSGVIPSQLGDMLSLTYINVSYNHLSGMLPSSWKRLLVASPASFVGNTDLCIADLNFCKSGSFKSSHRNIDRGKLIAQITTAVVSSVVSVCVFGYCVFVCLPRLRLSTSSQQKDETELEEVLPQGILLEDIMQATGGLSEKFVIGRGKHGIVYKAALPSGRVFAVKKLIFSEKGLSSTSFKLEIETLGTVRHRNLVKIVGFSACKAWGLLIYEYMSGGSLHDVLHQVKPRTILDWGTRYDIALGIAYGLAYLHHDCVPQIIHRDIKPSNILLDSDMVPHIADFGLAKLISEPEDRNVNSMSCVVGTLGYIAPENVFSSEVNEKTDVYSYGVVLLEILTGRMAVDPCFEDGDDMVRWVKRKLEDCRNSLCAIDEVMDDWMENEKHEVMQVLALAMDCCQLRPDARPSMRQVVDRLVKMKPKEKEDAERKQKRKGSDFNYELLIDNSFPHISS from the exons ATGCCTGCAACAATGAGGAAGCTCATTATGCTCTGTCTCCTTGTATGCTCTGCAACAGGAAGCACAGCCCCTTCACCAAAGTCAAGCGATCGAATCCCACTGCTGGCTTTCCACCAGAGCCTAACCAGTTCATCCCGTCTTCTCCTCAACTGGACGCAGACCAAATCCTCCCCTTGTTCTTGGACAGGCATCTCCTGCCATTCAAATACAGATACAGTCATGGCTTTAAACTTATCTGGACTCCAGTTGACGGGAAAATTGACACCCAAATTAGGGGATTTGACGGGCCTGGTGTCACTTGACCTCAGCAGCAATTCTCTGTCTGGAAACATTGTTCCGGAGCTGGGCAACTGCAGCAAATTGAAGCTTCTCTACTTAAGCTACAACCATTTTTCGGGTTCCATTCCCCTGCAGCTGTTTCTTCTGACGGAGTTGGAGATACTGGATCTTGGGGAGAATTCTCTGACCGGCATGATTCCTCCACAAATAGGCCAGCTGAAAAATGTCCAGTATTTGGGTCTTTATAGTAATTACCTTACTGGAAGCATACCCAAAGAAATCTTTAGGCTTCCCAAATTACAAAACTTATATATCTGCACAAACAACCTCACTGGTCCAATTCCTGAATTTGGCGAAATGTGTCCTATTGTATATCTGTGGGCTTTTGACAATTTGCTTTCTGGAAACATacccacttccttgggaaattgtGTTAATATAAGTGATGTTTATCTCAGCAACAATCACTTAGTGGGTAGCATACCTTCAAGCTTGGGATTCCTCTCCCAGCTCAGAAACTTGTTCCTCTATGGAAACAGGCTTGTGGGCAATATCCCCagaaccctaggaaggctcaccaATCTAGTTGCCCTTGACCTTCATGATAATCTGTTGAATGGAAGCATACCTGTAGAATTCGGCGATTGTAGCAGTATTACCGCTTTGTCTCTTTCACACAACAATCTCATTGGCTCGGTGCCCTCCTCATTAGGCCTCCTGAAGAAGCTTGTTAAGCTTCACATTGACAATAATAGGCTTACAGGGGTGATTCCTCCAGAGCTAGGCAACTGTAGTTCTCTGTCCGATTTCTGGCTGCACAGGAATTTTCTGCAGGGCATGATCCCTCCCAATTTGGGTCGGTTAGCAAACCTTCAAATGCTGTACGTGGCTTATAATAACTTGGTAGGGCCGATTCCCCAAGAAATCTGTAACCTCAGCAGTCTTCTAGAGCTTGGCCTTTATGATAATCATCTTAGCGGCATGATACCTAAGGGAATCTCGAGTCTGCGCCATTTAGGTTTTTTGAGTCTGGCTAACAACAATCTTGTAGGAGAAGTCCCATTTGATCTGGGGAGTAATAGTGAGTTGAAAATATTGGACTTGACTGGGAATCACCTACATGGAAAGATTCCTTCCCATCTTTGTGCAAGAGAAAAACTTGAAGTTCTAGATGTTGGGAAAAACCTTTTTCAAGGTCCATTTCCAGGGTTGATTGGAGATTGCCCTTCTCTGAGAAGAGTGATTATCAGCAACAACCATTTCAGTGGAAGCGTACCAAAGAGTCTGAATGTGAACACTGGAGTTTCATATTTGGACATGAAGAGAAATGCCTTAGAAGGATCCATTCCACATAGTTTTGGTCTGTGGAGGAACATAACCATGATGGATATGTCAGAGAATCTATTCTCTGGATCAATACCAGCTGAGTTTGGAAAACTGTCGAAGCTCAGCATTTTGAATTTGTCCTCAAACAGACTCATGGGAAACATACCCTCTGAGCTTGGAGATTGTTCCAACATATTCAAGCTTGATTTAAGCAATAATTTGCTTACAGGAAGCATTCCTCTGCACCTTTTCAGTTTAAGAAAGCTGGAGAATTTGCTTCTCCAAGGTAACAATATTATGGGACAAATCCCAGACTCTATATCCAGTCTTCAAGAGCTCAGACAACTAGAGCTCGGTGACAACAATCTTGAAGGCCATATTCCATCTGCTCTTGGAAGTTTGCCTAGTTTATCATCTGTTCTGAACATCAGCAGTAACCATTTGAGTGGAGGGATCCCACCTAGCCTGGGTAATTTGCAGCAGCTTCAAATTCTTGACCTGTCAAATAATGAACTCTCAGGTGTAATTCCTTCACAGTTGGGTGACATGCTATCTTTGACTTACATAAATGTCTCATACAATCATCTTTCTGGAATGCTTCCCAGTTCATGGAAAAGGCTCCTGGTTGCCTCCCCTGCTTCTTTTGTTGGAAACACAGATTTGTGCATAGCAGATCTAAACTTCTGCAAAAGTGGAAGTTTCAAATCTTCTCACAGAAATATTGACAGAGGAAAGCTCATAGCTCAAATAACAACTGCTGTTGTTTCTTCTGTGGTTAGTGTCTGTGTGTTTGGATACTGTGTATTCGTTTGTTTACCTCGACTTCGATTATCCACTTCCAGCCAGCAAAAAGATGAGACGGAGTTAGAGGAAGTCTTACCCCAAGGTATCCTTCTTGAAGACATAATGCAGGCAACAGGAGGTTTAAGTGAGAAGTTTGTGATTGGCAGAGGAAAACATGGAATTGTTTACAAAGCAGCCTTGCCATCAGGTAGAGTATTTGCTGTAAAAAAGTTGATATTTTCAGAGAAAGGCCTTAGCAGTACAAGTTTTAAGCTTGAAATTGAGACATTGGGAACCGTAAGGCACAGGAATCTGGTAAAGATCGTTGGGTTTTCTGCATGCAAGGCTTGGGGTTTGCTAATTTACGAATACATGAGTGGTGGAAGTCTTCATGATGTGCTGCATCAGGTCAAGCCAAGGACTATATTGGATTGGGGAACTCGCTATGATATAGCTCTTGGCATTGCTTATGGTTTGGCATATCTTCATCATGACTGTGTGCCACAGATCATTCATAGAGATATTAAGCCCTCCAACATTCTTTTGGATTCTGACATGGTACCACATATTGCAGACTTTGGCCTGGCAAAATTGATAAGTGAGCCAGAGGACAGAAATGTCAATTCCATGTCATGTGTAGTGGGCACACTTGGATATATTGCACCAG AAAATGTATTCTCGAGTGAAGTAAATGAGAAAACTGATGTGTACAGCTATGGAGTGGTGCTGCTTGAGATTTTGACTGGAAGGATGGCAGTGGATCCATGCTTTGAAGATGGGGATGATATGGTGAGGTGGGTGAAGCGGAAATTGGAAGATTGTAGGAATTCTTTGTGTGCCATAGATGAAGTGATGGATGATTGGATGGAGAATGAGAAGCATGAAGTCATGCAAGTCTTGGCATTAGCAATGGATTGCTGTCAGTTAAGGCCAGATGCTAGGCCTTCAATGAGACAAGTAGTTGATCGACTGGTCAAGATGAAgccaaaagaaaaagaagatgcagagaggaagcagaaaagaaaagggAGTGATTTCAATTATGAATTACTCATTGACAATAGTTTTCCCCACATTTCCTCATGA